A stretch of DNA from Carassius carassius chromosome 22, fCarCar2.1, whole genome shotgun sequence:
tattcttgttataggaatcatgtccaaaattataccctataAAATTCGGACAACAtgattgataagataacatatgatttatgaacgGTCAAAAagaaacatcgcaacaccccGAGGAAAGACAATAtataattggtcaagacaacatttgagatgtggccaaaaggccagtttaaatacaaAAGACACCACCAGATTTTGCTCTTAGCTTTGGCTCTTAGCTTTACTTGTAGTtgtagcttttagccatgctttttgtCATTACATTTTGCGTTCTTTGAGTGCTGTTCCAGCGTGTTTcagcacgcctgctgctacttagccacagtGAGAACACCACCTAAACTAGTCAAACTTTACTTTTATTCTTtcactttagtttattttctttgccgttgagagttttgtgttaaGTCTTGACAAACGCCTGTCTCTGAGTCTGAAATCGAGTGCCCATCTAAAACTTCAACCTAGGGAAACCCACTTTTCgaagacaacaaagggaacccctttacacaggcaacaCAAGTAAcgtacctccagactctgatctaAACTGGTGcagctaatataattttaacctcactgAGGAACTCAATCTGAGGGTTAATTAAGTAaatgatggctgttcatgtctatgcaatttcacatattcctgtaaacttgggatttcacattttcattctcttaaaacCATTCTTTCCTCACTTTctctcttcctgcaacttgtgtgaatgtgtgagtgcatgtgctcatgtgttagattaatatatctatttatctattaaagccttattcatattgaaaagataaGTATCTTGTGTTATGTGCTTACAAGTTAGTCTTAAACTGtcaacacagtgtgtgtgttcactgctctgtgtgtgtgcacttcagatgggttaaatgcagagcacgaattctgagtatgggtcaccatacttggctgaatgtcacgtcactttcactttgttACTGTACTAATTAAGTTTTCACtgtactttggatattaatatccattgcagagttgatgttaTATGTCTTGTTCAATGAATCACTggccgtctcagtgatcagctgtaAAACAGGgattctgtccaaattccctccaaaatcttaaatgattccctttgagctatattgacctgtttcccttacactggGTCAGGGGTCTCCATCATCCTAAATGAATTGACACTGCCTACCTCTAGAGATTTCAGGAACTTCCCATCAGTGTCCCTGAAGGAACGCTTCATGAAGGCTTGTGTTGCCATGCTGCTAAGATGTTGGTGTTCTGAGGACACATCCTTCAGTTCCAGAGGGAAGGATCCCTTTAGCTTCTCCATTCCACTTTGGTAAACCTGAAGACCCTCGTTCACTGCAGCCTCATTCTCAATCATTGCCATTGCTATTACAGCATTCTCCAGACATGGCGCAGCCCCACTTGAGATGGTGTCCACATATGTTTTAGCCAGATGACCCAGAACTTCAGAGAAAGACAGAGATCAAAAATAGAGATATAAAGGTATTGATAGATGGTTTTCTGTATGCACATGCAAACTCTTCAAATTTTTTTCCAGTCACCTCTTCCAGTGACTGTGTATCCATCTTTCAGCCTCTTCACACAGCTGTCATGAAAGACAAACTGGCAGAAATTATCTGTGACCTTCAAGAACTCAGAGGAAATTTCAGCAGAATCCAAGCTCCCCAGGCTACACATATTTTCTTGGGTGGTTGGAAAGGGGAAAGTGAAGCACTTCCTGGAAGGGAAGAATTTTTGGATGCATTCCCTGGGAAAGTTGTACTCCACCACACTTCTTGAAGTGCCTAGAAAAGATGAGCACATTCTCTAGCTGTTCTCAGTTTTAGAAAAGAGCATGTCTGTTCCAGGAGTGTAGCTGGCTGAATTGTGACTGGACATAAAAGGCTGAGATATAGGAAATAGTAAACTTGAATACCAAACAATTCAACACACTAAAACCATGAATATTAACTCAATTAATTATgacgtttaaaataataatacaagagattagggctggacgattaatcgagaAGTAATCGAAACTGAAATTCAGAaactctaaccgacgtaattttcccatgtcggttatttaatttttttaatcctgttaaaacttcccccttaaaagcatactagcgcgtgtgtagtcacatgactctgccccgtccagtcagtggaataaaagcaaaacacagagGTGAACGCCgattcaacacatagtgatggcgcgcgagcggtgagccttgcgtcttcactaaactttgtcagttgtattggTTTtgtggtttggacattcaagtgaTTAGaggatcggatgtgtattatatcgAGCTCCCATGTTCACGCATCTACATTTTGGcacaaacactcatataaacagtagctatgaagataGTGTGCACAGAAgaacgcagaaactagttgtcagcgctgtcctgtgatttatcactaaagtatcttagaatcttaaaacttattatagcatatttttctacttttgtaggaactaggctatttacaacccccaaCTTCACAATAATacagagacggtatgactaattcacacacgcaatcactcgtactggtactgtgctaatttatctttagctgatctttatttatcccTTACACCAagcaataatctgtaagaaatgttacgaacatagataaaacaactgctgatagtgagctatgatatCGCTCCTTTAATAGGAAAAAacatcccacctttaatagtcaatcatatttacagtacaaaccttgtcagtgaactatggggcaaaaaaacaaaacagaaacaaaataatcattcattaatcgttatcgaggtaaaatgttcaattaatcgaggttttgattttaggccataatcatccagccctactaGAGATCTGTTGAAAAGCCATGAAGTAGTTGTGATAGAGAGGAttcttaaaaattacattttgcagtatttttaaaTTACCAGGTTTCAGCTTCAGAGCAAACTCAAGATACTCATCCTTGGTTACATCTTTGCCATTGATCTTTAGCTCCAGTGTGAAGTCCCTCACAGCCCAGATGAAACTAGGGAAGAACTTCACAAACTCGCTTGAATCCTCGGCATCCTCATCTGATGATTTGACCTTAATGCACTCTGATAGTTCAGTGACATATCTGACAGTTTGTTCAGGTATCAACACAAATCGGCAACAACTCATGATGCATAACAAAACATGTATTATTCCATGAGGTACAGTAATAATCATATTCACAACACCAGTGCTAAATGTTTTTTCAGTATCATTTTTCAGACTTATGATCAGAAATGTTCCTTCTAAGCTGCGTGTGTGTGGCCTTGCACCTCTTATGTTGCAAGCAcgctgaaaataaattatatgccACTCACAGGACAGATGCAAAAATGAGTTGGGGAAAGGTTGAAttgtagtacaacccgaattccggaaaagttgggacgttttttaaattttaataaaatgaaaactaaaggaatttcaaatcacatgagccaatattttattcacaatagaacatagataacgtagcaaatgtttaaactgagaaattttacacttttatccacttaattagctcatttaaaatgtaatgcctgctacaggtctcaaaaaagttggcacgggggcaacaaatggctaaaaaagcaagcagttttgaaaagtttcagctgggagaacatctagtgattaattaagttaattgatatcaggtctgtaacatgattagctataaaagctttgtcttagagaagcagagtctctcagaagtaaagatgggcagaggctctccaatctgtgaaagactgcgtaaaaaattgtggaaaactttaaaaacaatgttcctcaacgtcaaattgcaaaggctttgcaaatctcatcatctacagtgcataacatcatcaaaagattcagagaaactggagaaatctctgtgcgtaagggacaaggccggagacctttattggatgcccgtggtcttcgggctctcagacgacactgcatcactcatcggcatgattgtgtcaatgacattactaaatgggcccaggaatactttcagaaaccactgtcggtaaacacaatccgccgtgccatcagcagatgccaactaaagctctatcatgcaaaaaggaagccatatgtgaacatggtccagaagcgccgtcgtgtcctgtgggccaaggctcatttaaaatggactatttcaaagtggaatagtgttttatggtcagacgagtccaaatttgacattcttgttggaaatcacggacgccgtgtcctccgggctaaagaggagggagaccttccagcatgttatcagcgttcagttcaaaagccagcatctctgatggtatgggggtgcataagtgcatacggtatgggcagcttgcatgttttggaaggctctgtgaatgctgaaaggtatataaaggttttagagcaacatatgcttccctccaaacaacgtctatttcagggaaggccttgtttatttcagcaggacaatgcaaaaccacatactgcagctataacaacagcatggcttcgtcgtagaagactCCGGGTgttaacctggcctgcctgcagtccagatctttcacctatagagaacatttggcgcatcattaaacaaaaaatacgtcaaagacgaccacgaactcttcagcagctggaaatctatataaggcaagaatgggaccaaattccaacagcaaaactccagcaactcatagcctcaatgcccagacgtcttcaaactgttttgaaaagaaaaggagatgctacaccatggtaaacatgccccgtcccaactattttgagacctgtagcagaaatcaaaattgaaatgagctcatttgtgcataaaattgtaaactttttcagtttaaacatttgctatgttatcgatgttctattgtgaataaaatattggctcatgtgatttgaaagtcttttagttttcattttattaaaatgtaaaaaacgtcccaacttttctggaattcgggttgtaaatgtgAAATAATTGCAATGTTCGGGCAAACAGCTATGGAGTTGGTGTTGCTATATAGAGTTAGAACCGGTGAATACGGTTTATAGGTTTCAAAGAAAGAGaatgatgtgtgctgaatgagtcGCTGTAGAAATTGAATACTTTAATGTTGAGTGGTTTCATCCGCCACTATTAGAGGCAATGCAAACACATTGACgtgaaataaaacatgttttaaagaaGAATGGCTTGATTAAGTGCTGGAAAAGCAGATGATAGGCACTGATTGGCAACAAAACATTTACAGTTACACACAGGTGTAGTAGTGTGCTAACTCTACCACATGTGCatgttttagttaactaaaagaATTCAcgttcacttttttttgttgaaaatatttagtgaatatatatatatatatatatatatttaatctctTTGTTTTCATATTCTTGTACTAAACCACCAATGCCATAACTGTACAAGGTTAGATTACTTCTTAAGGTACACGAGCCATAGTACATGCTACATTAGACTTGACACTAATGtagcagtaaaaataaataaaaaaataaagaatttagaACATCCCCCTCacccaaaatatataataaaaatattagtttttacgttatattagattagattaaacacCTAATAAATAATTGACCTCAAAAAGGGAATTCATGAGCAATAACTGcttcatttttttcatattagttatattctattctattctgttattataaataatttaactattctgtgtggttttttttatatatatatataatttttaaatataatttcttggCAAGTAacagcactgtaaaaaaataataataatcagataaCCTAAAACATGCATCATTTAGTTGCATCAAGggttaaatcaaatataaatagcaaatttaagttaaaagttacacacttttttgtgcttttttatttatttatacactttggtataaataatgattttgctCCGGTGGCAAGATGTCAGATGTCCCCCCAGTAGAGAAAGTTTTTgctcagcaagaaaaaaaaatagagggaACATTGATGATCATTTGGTGGCTTAAACCATGAcagaaaaaataatgtaattaagttACCACTTTAAATATTATGCAACAGTGTGAGTGAAcctgcatttctgtttttataaTTCCAATTTAGGATAGCAACACAGCAGTTCTGAGATCAAAAATTTgctcattaataatattaaatgaataacaaaatgtgcttttaaaatgtttttaaaagtgtatgtAGATGTAATAGACAGTTCTATCAAGTACTATATTAAATCCAAGTTTGCAATTGCTTTTATTGGGGTTTATAATGTTGAGCACTGTGTAATGAACAAAATCTGACAATTTAATCATGGAGCGTGAAGGTAAGCATCCCTGCCGACTCTACAGAAACAAAAGTGAGTGGAGCAGGAGATGCTCATCTTCAAGTCACAATCAGTCTATATTTGTAGTGAACACAACAaggaatatagtttttttttagggAATGAAAGCCAAATAATGTATCTACAGTATACAGTCTATTGCATATACTGTATTGAGTGTTCTTCACTGCATCAAGATACACAGGGAATATAAACACTGATCTCTTAATGTAAACCCTCAATAattaagggataatgtacatccatcTGGTTGTTATAATAGCAAATTTTCATAATTGCCTCAAATTTTTCAGCAGAATTTGGGCTTAGACGCATCCCGTGATGTCATCGCAAAGCACTTCCAGTCAAAGAAAGGTTGTTTCTCAGTTCCAAAAATGGTATGAACAGCATGACTGATGTACAAGAGCTGCATTGGATAAACAAACCGAAAGCAGAACGAAATCCGCACTACTCGTTTGGGCTACATAGCGCAGGGCCTTTATCTGCTCGAGCTGGAGCCGCGGGCTGATCTTGATCACACGACACCTTTATACACAGCGCTGGGAGATACAGTGTGAAGAAAGCAGTCGAATTTGCCACATAATCAACATCTCTGTGAAATCTTGTGAGAATCATTCAAATTCGATGCATAATTCTGTTAAGAATTATATCAGAATAAACGCCACTGATGTGAAAACCAGGAAAAACATTGTTCAATAAACACAAAATCACCATTGAATTGAATTATCTGTTGTGTACTGATAAACGTCTCAGaagcagttttacatgcattctaataaatgtctatttgacatctgacaggAAACTTAGAGACGTACTGCAGATGAacaagcactcttaaaaatacatctGTAGATGTCTCTGAGATGTACATGTGTGATTAGGGTGAGTGCTTTACTGCCAGGTGCTGGAGCCACCTTCTGTAGATCTTAATGGCACTAGTGCTGGTGTCGTCAAACATTAGTCTGGGGACCTACAGTGGTTCTCCAAGTCAGAAAAGTCATAACAGTGTTAGAAGAATGTTGTCTGTGGtatattttcactgcaaaacaataagaaatacCACAATACCACCACAAATTCTGAGAAAAACCACAGCAAAATCAGTTATTTAAGGCCacaaaaatcagaaaaaaagtttagcgaaatcctggagggactgatAAATGTTCAGAAGGATACTGTAGATCCATTACAGCCTTGTTGTCAATCGTCCCTCGACTGTTGTAGACCAAAGTGCTACTGAGTAACACAGCCAGACTGAAGATGTTGGTGTCATGCTTTGGTTCTCCCTGTGAAAGAGAAATACAATCATGGACAGATTTTTTTGCAATTGTTTTTTGCAAAAGTTTCCTATTTGGCCAATAAGTGACCTAAGTGGGACTTTTAATCAGGAGTTCATTCTTCATTAAAACTTAAAATCCTTGATTCCAGTTTCAGGTGTTCTGATATAGAAGCACCTTATCTTAGTCTTTCAACTTTGAAACACTGCACAGAGGAAAAACTCATTACACTGCAGTTTTTATATGAATATGTTATCTCTGTTCTGAGAGTGAAAGTATTCTTGAACCCATGATGCTAGTTGTGTTTTCTTGTTAGGTCACCTTATCCACGTCTCCGAGTCCCTCTGTGTCCAGCAGCACTAGAGTGGTTTCTGCTTTAGTGGGATGGGACACACACCACATCCAGATGCCCTTCGTCTTGGACTCAATTGTGCTGCCCAAAGCAAACCCTGATGACGACAGTGACTTTAGTGCCTGTAATGTCATTCACTTGAACTGCATGATGTTTGTGGTGAGAGCTAACCTGTTTGTTTCCCAGCGAGGCGGTTCATCAGGTAGGACTTCCCGGTGCGGTAGAGCCCCACCACGGCCACCACCACCACCGGCTGCTGGATCTGCTCCAGGATCTCAAGAGCCGACTGCTGCACACACAGCTTCCCAGCTGAGTCCGTGTCAATGAAGCACACTGGTGTATCCATCCTCACTGCCATTTTAATATGTTACTTTAGACATTGCTCTGCCCCGCTTATATGATATTAATTTTacttgtgcaggtcttaaaaagtcttaaatttgagctaAAAAATCCTCAGAAAGCCTGTAACTCCAACACTTCAACAAAAAGAGTCAAAAAGTTTGGTATCGTTTGATAGAAAACTTTCTGTATTTACAATAATTATAGAAATCACCTTATGTTTTCCGAGTGACATACAAAAGTAATGCCTTGCTCATGTTTAGTCAAACCctgcttgttttattttactctttaaaACCTTAATGTCATATGACATCACTATCTGAGCTGTATAATATTTTTGACATATTAACGTTTATGgcatgaaaaaaaattttttttttaaattatgaaaacattttatttatatatcagcaaatatgattttttttgtgttcatcACGGCAGTGGTATTGAGTCACTTGAGTCAGTTTCTGTCAGAGCATTTGACCAAAATCCTTTTTTGGATTTTAATAAACGATTCAATAAACGATTAACACTGTCCGCCCTGAGgatgaacaaatcattttattgtactattaatgCTATAATGCTACAAGTAATTCCTGAAGACGAATTCAGTTAATAATAACCtgttatgattaattatgtacatctcactttgagctaatttgttacatttacgtCAGCTGCGTCAGCATTGATGTAAACCTCACTAAGAATATTGAAAGCCCTCCGCTTTGCCTGATGTTTAAGTGTTCTGTCTGAATGTTGTTTAATAACAGTTACTACAGCTGATTTCGATTTGGTTTAATCTAGATTACGAAAGCTACAATGTTAGAATCTAGCAGGCTGACGGCTGGCTAAATTATAAGGCTACATTTACATCAGCTTGCTAACGTGAAGCCATAACAATGCCTTACTAGATAAcagattaattatatattaaaacaatatattgagtCGAGCAGAATTCCTTGGACTGGCTGGGTTAACAGCTGAAGTGAAGTCTAGAAGAAGGCTAACGGTTAGAAGATAACAGAAAATAACGGTAATTCTAAATCACACGCTCACTGTTCTCTGGGAAGAATGAGCTCAGGCGCATCAGCTCTTCTGACGTAAAAGTGCGTGTGCAGTCACTCACTGAGATGTAGAGGTAACGTTATcggtttttactgtttttattttatgtaaccatCTCTTGTAATACGATCTCCTGTCATTTCTTTGaaatctttaataaatacattgctCTGTTTTCACAGATTTGATGCATTGTATTGCTTGGAAACAATGTCATGAAAAGGAGCCAGACACTCTTTTCCCCATGTTTACTGGGAAGAATGGTAAAACATGAAATGCTGCATGCATATATTTGAGGGAAATGGGGGCCATTGCAGCTAACCATACCAACGTTGGCCAGATAGGTTGGGCCAACGTAAACCAACCCATATTGACGTTGGCCCAACGTCTGTTTGCTACCTGGGTAACAATCATCATTCATATTTCAGATTCTTAACTTTAAGAATTGTATTAAAGAAATGAAACAGCAGTTTTAGAATTCCAGGTATGGCAAGCCGAattgacttttattcattcgcaggatatgtattcttgatatcaacaattcaattttcactagttaaaatgttaattcttgatatcaacaattacatttccactagtaacaattataatttttgatatcaacaattcaattttcactagtaacaatgttaattcttgatatcaacaattacatttccactagtaacaatgttaattcttgatatcaattatTTTTAACCTGGGAATGCCAATAGGCaagccaaattaacttttattaattcgcaggatatgtattcttgatatcaacaattcaattttcactagttaaaatgttaattcttgatatcaacaattacatttccactagtaacaatgttaattcttgatatcaattatTTTTAACCTGGGAATGCCAATAGGCaagccaaattaacttttattaattcgcaggatatgtattcttgatatcaacaattcaattttcactagtcaaaatgttcattcttgatatcaacaattcaattttcactagtaacaatgttaattcttgatatcaacaattcaattttcactagtaacaatgttaattcttgatatcaacaattcaattttcactagtaacaatgttaattcttgatatcaacaattcaattttcactagtaacaatgttaattcttgatatcaacaattcaattttcactagtaacaatgttaattcttgatatcaggaattgtattttcactagttaaatgtcaccataggcttccattcaaatgtaattgttgatatcaagaattgctttcttactagttgaaatcTCTATCTTACTagatttcacatatcagaaatacaattcttactagtaaagacctttattaTTGAAATCAGTAATCACATGGTTACCAGTACCGacgtcaattcttgatatcaacaatttaattcttgatatcaacaatttaattgtcactagtgacaatgttcatttctgatatcatgaatgtgattgttactagtaacaaagccattttagatatcagaaattatattgatatcagaaattatttttcagatatcaaaaataacaattgcaacatgttgaaatacatttactgatatcaagaattaacatttcaactagtaacaactaaattggtgatatcaagaattcacatttttactagtaGCAAAGTAATTATTGATATGATGAAGGCAGTTGATATCTGAAATTGTCCTTGCAACTAGTGAAAATAGAATTACTGAtatcttaaataacattttaactagtaaaaatacttttacagATATGTAGAAATGCCATTTTTACATGTAAGAATAGCTATGGTAATGAGATCATGCATATTAATGAGATTTTTGACACTCCTCCTTTTTCAGCATTGGCCAAAGATGGCAGAAGAACATCCATGAGCAGAAACGGCTCCtcctttattcatttgttttgtcagtgaaacttgaaaattatattatggctggattcatttaaaaacattttgttaattgtaaaaaaataaataaataaaattatgctgtttctttttattggccAACAGGTCATTCACATAATTAAAGGAAAGtgaacaatgcatttatttagtttaaaaaataacttcatgtcgctttttcaggtgtttatttttggttttattacactttcttctaatacatcaaataaaaaatacaactaaaggaaaaaaatataacagATAATAATGCGTCatacaaactgatttttttttttttttttttttttgaatatcgtTGGCTACATGAATGAGTCGTGTCCTTATaggaattatttttaaataacatgttGTCCAGTTCTTGAAGCATCGGTGGACAAGAGGAatggtaaataaatgtaaatgttacactgttatacaagctgCATACTCACTAGGCCTACTTTACATTGTAGCAAAGAGCCATTTCTTCAGTATTGTCATATGAAAGGTATAACAAAATTTAGACAGAACGTGAGGAGCGTATTCAGAGCCAGCCAGTCCAACTGTCAGTTCAATCTGTGCTTTATCACCTTTCATAAAGagaactatttatttatattttatcaacAATCTGTACAGGTGTTCCAATGACAGCTTGAAGCGACAGTAATGCACAGACCCGATTAAACACGGTACAATTCACAATGACggtgagagaaaaaaacatgttttattaaaagaatcgttctgaataattcata
This window harbors:
- the LOC132099193 gene encoding guanylate-binding protein 4-like yields the protein MDTPVCFIDTDSAGKLCVQQSALEILEQIQQPVVVVAVVGLYRTGKSYLMNRLAGKQTGFALGSTIESKTKGIWMWCVSHPTKAETTLVLLDTEGLGDVDKGEPKHDTNIFSLAVLLSSTLVYNSRGTIDNKAVMDLQYVTELSECIKVKSSDEDAEDSSEFVKFFPSFIWAVRDFTLELKINGKDVTKDEYLEFALKLKPGTSRSVVEYNFPRECIQKFFPSRKCFTFPFPTTQENMCSLGSLDSAEISSEFLKVTDNFCQFVFHDSCVKRLKDGYTVTGRVLGHLAKTYVDTISSGAAPCLENAVIAMAMIENEAAVNEGLQVYQSGMEKLKGSFPLELKDVSSEHQHLSSMATQAFMKRSFRDTDGKFLKSLEEKIIKLFDEYLCQNKQASKKRCEEILSSLSAPMMEKLEQGFYVKPGGYDLFCKDLEDIGKKYNSQANKEVKAEEVLEEFLKTVDSKAILKADKKLTEKEKKIKKEKEKAALLEQEIKAKEEKQRQLEEKFEAERRSNEERMRQMKEKMDEEMKLQREEAERAMNSKLREQADLQEKGFKEKADRLSQEIEEFKRRTTEAESNKAREFAEIIENYNQRHEKVMDVMMQQLREQMKAKLKPEAGSSSSCRIM